One window of Thermacetogenium phaeum DSM 12270 genomic DNA carries:
- a CDS encoding glycoside hydrolase family 130 protein, with protein MGVLDPEVLFQKSLSGPREQARATKDVNLVIGVPFYNEVRTLPRVLQFIEEGLAGMQALERSLIICAGDPAGAEALKAIKELDLKAAHMEFLMLPGCNGRGASIRAIMELANILESDLVLLAADLVGGKGSGLQPEHVKQMIEPIGEEYDLVLASFRRQYYEDLLSRLFLGPLLEVLYGFKISDPISGNYAVSHDLVEDFCTDIKFWSDLTRGFGIDPWMITRAIIQRKKICEVPLGFKTEEVSLDKMKHVFKDLTGFIFEAIKRDEEFWRKGRLIRKTPDICEKEPFGETPLLPPPESRALIRHFANGFHQYRAVFADACPEALFAALERSASAQDRDFHFDGETWANLVYDLIFHYSFAPDAGREDILEALTAAFCGRLAGFLSHLEVLQEDLASSKNAYSATIIAGRAESEKEEQRKHFLHGRDSFIQKWSQKTWEHKPPLIPADFLEFIPGRPIVLPKSIEGQGGREIRTADIFSRLQNRYTERFHEFLEKGLKIPSTSPSSVIARHLEEFMAEMERVIDRLAPGNIYTEEGTREAVFSIFELLGYPKTYGIKDEIFREALMHFPPLNIMIPEGCRTPRELTERMLPRDAVTLANLIETRRWTDRVLLRILDHLTPEDMEEMEIKPIILGESILGGAFKLGKISDLNMLTTRLVVSPLSKGVGGRYPKLRFFLFIGRQIMIAQNYSLLYRTYARERKNLGKKIRNSLIGRFETSPFSAYNIFENFHHRALVTALRILAQKITLTGLERDAWLLREMCNGYGISQVLDDGTFIPCSSWSWASYSAKGGTGIPTPLSSHVEEKWFNHDFLEEIYAELGFDPGEILQRLTQLIGEGRAYDDLLDVLLGLKPKDVTVIAQETQDYPPAKPLVRHPGNPILSPLKEHPWESRYVLNAAAVRLQGKVHLLYRAYGDDEVSRIGLAVTDGYRVLERLPEPVFVPQTEREKKGVEDPRVVIINGRLYMLYTAYDGVIAQIAAASISVEDFLARRFDRWRREGLAFQDVWDKDAFLFPERIGGRYVIYHRIEPSIWVSYLDQLKFPVPKESHTIIMGPRPGKMWDFLKIGAGAQPIKTRYGWLLIYHGVDKTRVYRLGVMLVPLDSPERIIYRSPNPILSPEAEYEIGKPGESWVPNVVFTCGAVPAEDKEILDADDEILVYYGAADTHLCLATGRVGDLIPEEIRRELENQARP; from the coding sequence ATGGGAGTTTTAGACCCGGAGGTCCTGTTTCAAAAAAGCCTCAGCGGCCCCCGGGAACAGGCGCGGGCAACTAAGGATGTCAACCTGGTCATCGGCGTTCCCTTTTACAACGAGGTTCGCACCCTTCCCCGGGTCCTCCAGTTTATCGAGGAGGGCCTGGCCGGGATGCAGGCGCTGGAACGCTCGCTCATCATCTGCGCCGGGGATCCCGCCGGCGCGGAGGCCCTCAAGGCCATCAAGGAACTCGATCTCAAGGCCGCCCACATGGAATTTCTGATGCTGCCCGGCTGTAACGGCAGGGGAGCGAGCATCAGGGCAATTATGGAGCTGGCAAACATCCTGGAATCCGACCTGGTGCTCCTCGCCGCCGACCTGGTGGGGGGAAAGGGATCCGGCCTGCAACCGGAACACGTTAAACAAATGATAGAGCCCATCGGGGAGGAATACGACCTGGTGCTGGCCTCCTTCCGGAGGCAATACTACGAAGATCTCCTGAGCAGGCTCTTTTTAGGGCCACTCTTGGAGGTCCTCTACGGTTTTAAAATCAGCGACCCCATCAGCGGAAATTACGCCGTCTCCCACGACCTGGTGGAGGACTTCTGCACGGACATTAAATTCTGGTCGGACCTGACCCGGGGTTTCGGCATCGATCCCTGGATGATCACCAGGGCAATCATTCAGCGCAAGAAGATCTGCGAGGTGCCCCTCGGTTTTAAAACAGAAGAGGTATCCCTCGACAAAATGAAGCACGTTTTTAAAGATCTGACCGGGTTTATCTTTGAGGCCATCAAAAGGGATGAGGAATTCTGGAGAAAAGGGAGGCTCATCCGGAAAACTCCGGACATCTGCGAAAAGGAGCCCTTCGGGGAAACTCCTTTGCTTCCACCCCCGGAGTCCCGGGCTCTCATCCGCCACTTCGCCAACGGCTTCCACCAGTACCGCGCCGTTTTCGCCGATGCATGCCCGGAAGCGCTTTTTGCGGCTTTGGAGAGAAGCGCCTCCGCTCAGGATAGGGATTTCCATTTTGACGGCGAGACCTGGGCAAACCTGGTCTACGACCTCATCTTCCACTACAGCTTTGCGCCGGACGCCGGCAGGGAGGACATCCTGGAGGCCCTCACCGCCGCCTTCTGCGGGAGGCTGGCCGGCTTCCTGAGTCACCTGGAAGTTCTTCAGGAGGACCTGGCCAGCAGCAAGAACGCCTACAGCGCAACCATCATCGCCGGCCGGGCCGAAAGCGAGAAGGAGGAGCAGAGAAAGCACTTCCTGCACGGGCGCGACAGCTTCATCCAGAAGTGGAGCCAAAAAACCTGGGAGCACAAACCCCCCCTGATCCCCGCCGACTTCCTGGAGTTCATCCCCGGCAGGCCGATCGTCCTGCCCAAGAGCATCGAAGGACAAGGCGGACGGGAAATCCGGACGGCCGACATCTTCAGCAGACTGCAGAATCGCTACACTGAAAGGTTCCATGAGTTTCTGGAAAAAGGGCTGAAGATACCTTCCACCTCCCCTTCTTCCGTGATCGCCCGGCACTTGGAGGAGTTTATGGCGGAAATGGAGAGGGTCATCGATCGCTTGGCCCCCGGGAACATCTATACCGAGGAGGGAACCAGGGAGGCCGTTTTCAGCATCTTCGAGCTCCTCGGTTATCCCAAGACCTACGGCATCAAGGATGAGATCTTCCGGGAGGCCCTGATGCACTTTCCGCCCCTCAACATCATGATTCCGGAGGGCTGCCGGACACCCAGGGAGCTCACCGAGAGGATGCTCCCCAGGGATGCCGTCACCCTGGCCAACCTCATCGAAACCCGCAGGTGGACCGACCGGGTACTGCTCCGGATCCTGGACCACCTGACACCTGAGGACATGGAGGAGATGGAGATCAAGCCCATCATCCTGGGTGAGAGTATCCTGGGAGGGGCGTTCAAGCTGGGGAAGATCTCCGATCTCAACATGCTCACGACGAGGCTGGTGGTCAGCCCCCTGAGCAAGGGGGTAGGAGGGAGGTATCCTAAGCTCCGCTTCTTCCTCTTCATCGGCAGGCAGATCATGATCGCCCAGAACTATTCGCTCCTCTACAGGACTTACGCCCGGGAAAGGAAAAACCTCGGGAAAAAGATTAGAAACTCCCTCATCGGCCGCTTTGAAACCAGCCCCTTTTCTGCCTACAACATCTTTGAAAACTTCCACCACCGCGCACTCGTAACCGCCCTCCGCATCCTGGCCCAGAAGATCACCCTCACCGGGCTGGAAAGGGATGCCTGGCTGCTGAGGGAGATGTGCAACGGCTACGGGATCAGCCAGGTGCTGGACGACGGCACCTTCATCCCCTGCTCCTCCTGGAGCTGGGCCAGCTACAGCGCCAAAGGAGGCACGGGAATCCCCACCCCCCTCTCCTCGCACGTGGAAGAGAAGTGGTTCAACCACGACTTCCTGGAGGAAATCTACGCGGAACTGGGTTTCGATCCGGGGGAGATCCTGCAGCGGCTCACACAGCTGATCGGGGAGGGAAGGGCCTACGATGACCTCCTGGATGTGCTCCTCGGGCTGAAGCCCAAAGATGTAACGGTAATCGCCCAGGAAACCCAGGACTACCCCCCGGCCAAACCCCTGGTGCGCCATCCCGGCAACCCGATCCTCAGCCCTCTGAAAGAGCACCCCTGGGAGAGCAGGTACGTTCTCAACGCCGCCGCCGTCCGCCTCCAGGGGAAGGTCCACCTGCTCTACAGGGCCTACGGGGATGACGAGGTTTCCCGCATCGGTCTGGCGGTCACCGACGGGTATCGGGTGTTGGAGCGGCTCCCGGAACCGGTGTTCGTTCCCCAGACCGAACGCGAGAAAAAGGGGGTTGAGGACCCCCGGGTCGTGATCATCAACGGCCGCCTCTACATGCTCTACACCGCCTACGACGGAGTCATCGCCCAGATAGCCGCCGCCTCCATCTCCGTCGAGGACTTTCTGGCCCGCCGCTTCGACCGCTGGCGCAGGGAGGGTCTGGCCTTCCAGGACGTCTGGGACAAGGATGCCTTCCTCTTCCCGGAAAGGATCGGCGGCAGGTACGTGATCTATCACCGCATCGAACCCAGCATTTGGGTCTCCTATCTGGATCAGCTCAAATTCCCGGTTCCCAAAGAAAGCCACACCATCATCATGGGCCCGCGCCCGGGCAAGATGTGGGACTTCCTGAAAATCGGGGCCGGCGCCCAGCCCATCAAAACCAGGTACGGCTGGCTGCTGATCTACCACGGGGTGGATAAAACCCGGGTGTACCGCCTAGGGGTCATGCTCGTCCCCCTGGACAGCCCGGAGCGCATCATCTACCGCTCTCCCAACCCCATCCTCTCCCCGGAGGCTGAATACGAAATCGGGAAGCCGGGTGAGAGCTGGGTGCCCAATGTGGTTTTCACCTGCGGCGCCGTCCCGGCGGAAGACAAGGAAATCCTGGATGCCGATGACGAAATTCTCGTCTACTACGGGGCTGCCGACACCCACCTCTGCCTGGCTACGGGACGGGTGGGGGATCTGATACCCGAAGAAATCAGGAGGGAGCTGGAGAATCAGGCGCGCCCGTAG
- the nadE gene encoding NAD(+) synthase, which translates to MAGLESLQAEMQIDSAAVASRLTQFIAAKVEELEREGVILGLSGGVDSAVVAALCRMAIGPDKVLVLVMPDKDSRKEHFHDALTLAADLGIDIKVIDLTNWLKEVDAYRLFALTKYSFLGKLRERIMQAAYGYYRKKTGETPFSSSLLGFKDKDFSSYLKTGNAYYRLKHRLRMVLLYLHGELENRLVVGCANKTEYKIGFFVKHGCDDAADVMPLLDLYKTQVKALAQQLDIPTHIIEKAPSPDILPGINDEEAIGLSYKELDLILLALEKGWAESEISQAVGVEKERVEYVKGLIQRSDHMRQTYFPKLQNSV; encoded by the coding sequence TTGGCAGGGCTCGAAAGTCTCCAAGCAGAAATGCAGATCGATTCCGCTGCTGTCGCCTCTCGTCTTACTCAATTCATTGCCGCGAAAGTGGAGGAACTCGAAAGGGAAGGAGTGATACTCGGGCTCAGCGGTGGAGTGGACTCGGCAGTTGTCGCCGCTTTATGCAGAATGGCGATTGGCCCTGACAAAGTACTTGTCCTTGTGATGCCAGACAAAGACTCTCGTAAGGAACACTTCCATGATGCTCTCACTTTGGCGGCAGATTTAGGAATCGATATCAAAGTAATCGATCTTACAAATTGGCTGAAGGAAGTGGATGCATACCGTCTTTTTGCTTTAACCAAATATTCGTTTCTCGGTAAGCTCCGAGAAAGAATCATGCAAGCCGCTTACGGCTACTATCGAAAGAAGACTGGAGAAACTCCATTTTCGTCGAGTCTCTTAGGGTTCAAGGACAAAGACTTTTCTTCGTATCTCAAAACAGGGAATGCTTACTACCGCTTAAAACACCGGCTGCGCATGGTGCTGCTTTACCTCCACGGAGAGCTTGAAAACAGGCTGGTTGTAGGCTGCGCCAACAAGACAGAATACAAAATCGGCTTTTTTGTCAAGCACGGCTGCGACGACGCTGCTGATGTCATGCCCCTTCTTGACCTTTATAAAACTCAAGTGAAGGCACTTGCTCAACAGTTGGATATTCCAACGCATATCATTGAAAAAGCTCCTTCCCCCGATATTCTTCCCGGCATAAACGATGAAGAGGCAATAGGCCTTTCCTATAAAGAGCTTGATCTTATCTTGCTGGCATTAGAAAAAGGCTGGGCTGAATCAGAAATCAGCCAGGCGGTTGGCGTCGAAAAAGAAAGGGTTGAGTATGTTAAGGGTCTTATCCAGAGATCGGACCACATGCGCCAGACCTATTTCCCCAAGCTCCAAAATAGTGTATAA
- the tadA gene encoding tRNA adenosine(34) deaminase TadA has product MEKEERATSDETFMKEALKEAYKAAAKGEVPVGAVVVSKGEVIARSHNLKERLNDPTAHAEMLALREAALRLGSWRLNGCTLYVTMEPCPMCAGAAIQGRVQRIVYGAPDPKAGAAGSCVDLLGETCFNHRVEVAGGVLREKCARLLQEFFRKLRAGEIAAAAPPSEPDEGCHPLPRR; this is encoded by the coding sequence ATGGAGAAAGAAGAACGCGCAACAAGCGATGAAACATTCATGAAAGAGGCCCTCAAAGAGGCCTACAAGGCCGCCGCCAAAGGGGAGGTTCCGGTGGGAGCGGTTGTCGTCTCCAAAGGAGAGGTCATCGCCCGCAGCCACAACCTCAAAGAAAGGCTTAACGACCCCACCGCTCACGCCGAAATGCTGGCCCTGCGCGAGGCCGCCCTGCGGCTGGGCAGCTGGCGGCTGAACGGCTGCACCCTTTACGTGACCATGGAGCCCTGCCCCATGTGTGCCGGAGCAGCCATTCAGGGGCGGGTACAGCGGATCGTCTACGGCGCCCCCGACCCCAAGGCCGGTGCCGCCGGGAGCTGCGTCGACCTGCTGGGGGAGACCTGCTTCAACCACCGCGTCGAGGTGGCAGGAGGGGTGCTGAGGGAAAAGTGCGCCCGACTGCTGCAGGAATTCTTCCGCAAGCTGCGGGCCGGCGAGATAGCAGCAGCCGCACCCCCTTCGGAGCCCGATGAAGGGTGCCATCCACTCCCCAGGCGATAA
- a CDS encoding mechanosensitive ion channel family protein — protein MGLIRYLDLINLDLIYNLLIAAAIFAFWVVLRRVFTDLVFKYVLSFTQKTKTNLDNLLIEGFRGPLQLFFIVLGLYLALSYLPFGREADLFIARCFRTAIIILITVGFYNLADRFQELDGELEKLLGIKIDKILWPVLAKAAKVIMVALSVTIIAQEWEYRIDGFIAGLGLGGLAISLAAKDVLTNFFGGLVIITDKPFSIGDWIATPSVEGTVEDINFRSTKIRTFADALVTIPNAVLANESITNWSRMGKRRITFNLGIMYNTPKEKIARCIRDIKEMLEKHPEVHKETIFVRFDSFGESGIEIFLYFFTITTNWAKYLEVKEDINFKIVEILEREGVALAFPSTSVYFENELQANVKH, from the coding sequence ATGGGGCTTATCCGGTATCTGGATCTAATTAATTTGGACCTGATCTACAACCTGTTGATAGCGGCAGCAATTTTCGCATTCTGGGTGGTCCTCCGCAGGGTTTTTACCGATTTAGTCTTTAAGTACGTTCTCTCCTTCACGCAGAAGACCAAGACCAATCTGGATAACCTTTTGATTGAGGGGTTTCGCGGGCCGCTGCAGCTGTTTTTTATCGTCTTGGGGTTGTATTTAGCCCTCAGCTACCTGCCGTTCGGCAGAGAGGCCGACCTGTTTATTGCCAGGTGCTTTCGAACGGCGATCATCATTCTGATTACCGTGGGTTTTTATAATCTGGCCGATCGCTTTCAGGAATTGGATGGGGAATTGGAGAAGCTCCTGGGCATTAAGATCGATAAAATACTGTGGCCGGTCCTCGCCAAAGCGGCCAAGGTGATCATGGTTGCCCTGTCCGTTACTATTATCGCTCAAGAGTGGGAATACAGGATCGACGGTTTTATTGCCGGTTTGGGGCTGGGAGGTCTGGCGATTTCTTTAGCCGCCAAGGATGTCCTCACCAATTTTTTCGGCGGCCTGGTGATCATCACGGATAAGCCCTTTAGTATCGGGGACTGGATCGCGACTCCCAGCGTGGAAGGCACCGTGGAGGACATTAATTTCCGCAGCACGAAGATCCGCACCTTTGCCGATGCTTTGGTGACGATCCCCAATGCCGTTCTGGCCAATGAGTCGATCACCAACTGGAGCAGGATGGGAAAAAGAAGGATTACCTTCAATCTGGGCATCATGTACAATACCCCGAAAGAAAAAATAGCCAGGTGCATCAGGGATATTAAGGAGATGCTGGAAAAGCACCCAGAAGTCCATAAGGAGACGATCTTCGTGCGCTTCGATTCTTTCGGGGAGAGCGGTATAGAGATCTTCCTGTATTTCTTCACCATTACCACCAACTGGGCAAAGTACCTGGAAGTGAAAGAGGACATCAACTTTAAGATAGTGGAGATTTTAGAAAGGGAAGGTGTCGCCTTGGCCTTCCCCAGCACCAGCGTTTATTTTGAAAATGAGTTGCAGGCCAATGTTAAACATTAA
- a CDS encoding phosphomannomutase/phosphoglucomutase, whose translation MNADIFRQYDIRGHAERDLTDETVRLIGRAFGSYVLEHGKKDVLVGRDNRLSSPRIHHALLNGLLSTGCRVIDIGTVVTPILYFAREHWQVEGGVMITGSHNPPEENGFKLACGPGTIYGKEITHLREMISRGEFRSGAGTLDSKDAAGPYIEMLNEKIRLGPRKLKVAVDCGNGTASLFAERILQNWGCEVIPLYCSSDGTFPNHHPDPVKTANLTALKSVVLEENADLGVAYDGDADRIGVVDDRGNVVWGDRLMCLFWREILPRHPGALAIIEVKCSQALVDEVRRLGGKPVFYKTGHSLIKAKMRETGAVFTGEMSGHMFFADEYYGYDDAFYATGRLLRILSHTEKSLSQLLADIPHYYATAETRIPCPDKAKFSVVSRLVERFRREYEIIDVDGVRVIFPDGWGLVRASNTQPVLVARCESRTPEGLRRICTIMKDAIGQNEEVGEFEWEF comes from the coding sequence ATGAATGCCGATATCTTTCGCCAGTACGATATCCGCGGGCACGCGGAAAGGGATCTCACCGACGAAACCGTCCGGCTGATCGGACGGGCCTTCGGAAGCTATGTCCTGGAGCACGGCAAAAAGGACGTTCTGGTGGGCAGGGACAACCGGCTTAGCTCGCCGAGAATCCACCATGCCCTCCTGAACGGACTGCTGTCAACCGGCTGCCGCGTCATCGACATCGGCACGGTGGTCACCCCCATCCTCTACTTCGCCAGGGAGCACTGGCAGGTGGAAGGAGGGGTGATGATCACCGGCAGCCACAACCCCCCTGAAGAGAACGGCTTCAAGCTGGCCTGCGGACCGGGAACCATCTACGGAAAGGAGATCACCCACCTGAGGGAAATGATCTCCAGAGGGGAATTCCGCTCCGGAGCCGGCACCCTGGATTCAAAGGATGCCGCCGGCCCCTACATAGAGATGCTGAATGAAAAGATCCGGCTGGGGCCGCGGAAACTCAAGGTGGCGGTGGACTGCGGCAACGGTACGGCCTCCCTTTTTGCGGAAAGGATCCTTCAGAACTGGGGGTGCGAGGTGATCCCCCTTTACTGCAGTTCGGACGGAACCTTTCCCAACCACCACCCGGACCCGGTGAAAACGGCCAACCTCACCGCACTCAAAAGTGTGGTGCTGGAGGAAAATGCCGACTTAGGGGTCGCCTACGACGGAGACGCCGACCGCATCGGGGTCGTCGACGATCGGGGGAATGTGGTCTGGGGGGACAGGCTGATGTGCCTCTTCTGGCGGGAAATCCTCCCCCGCCATCCGGGGGCACTGGCGATCATCGAAGTGAAGTGCTCCCAGGCCCTGGTAGACGAGGTGCGCAGGTTAGGGGGCAAACCGGTCTTTTACAAAACCGGGCATTCCCTGATCAAGGCCAAGATGCGGGAGACCGGAGCGGTCTTTACCGGGGAGATGTCGGGTCATATGTTCTTCGCCGATGAATATTATGGTTATGACGACGCCTTTTATGCCACGGGGAGGCTTTTGAGAATACTCTCCCATACGGAGAAGTCCCTTTCGCAGCTGCTGGCAGACATCCCCCACTATTACGCCACCGCCGAGACCCGGATTCCCTGTCCCGACAAGGCCAAATTCTCCGTGGTCTCCCGCCTGGTGGAAAGGTTCCGCAGGGAGTACGAAATCATCGATGTCGACGGGGTGCGGGTGATCTTTCCCGACGGGTGGGGCCTGGTGCGGGCCTCCAACACCCAGCCCGTTCTGGTTGCCAGGTGCGAGTCGCGAACGCCTGAGGGGCTGAGGAGGATCTGCACCATCATGAAGGACGCCATCGGGCAAAACGAAGAGGTGGGTGAGTTTGAATGGGAGTTTTAG
- a CDS encoding mannose-1-phosphate guanylyltransferase gives MTYAVIMAGGRGERFWPKSKQRCPKQFLRLVEDRTMLQKTASRLEMFLAPENIFVITARDYREIVLEQVPEIPEENLIFEPFGRDTAAAIGLGTIAAKKRDPAGVIIVLPADHYIADERRFCEVLEAAVGAASSGEHAVTIGIRPVRPETGFGYIARGERYRDYNGIPAYRVLGFTEKPDRERALQFLEKGNYLWNSGIFVWRADLIERLIEKHLPALAAGLKEIEESWGTERCGMVLEKVYAGLPKISIDYGVMEKAEGVLVFLGDFGWDDVGSWTALESYKKKDGNGNILEGRGVLVDTENTLVQTTSKVVATLGVKDLIVVEDEGSILICHKKKAQELKKVINALQENGYKEIL, from the coding sequence ATGACCTACGCAGTGATTATGGCCGGTGGGCGGGGGGAAAGGTTCTGGCCGAAAAGCAAGCAGCGCTGCCCCAAGCAGTTTCTGAGGCTGGTGGAGGACAGAACCATGCTTCAAAAAACCGCCTCCAGGCTGGAGATGTTCCTGGCGCCGGAAAACATCTTCGTCATCACCGCCAGGGACTACAGGGAGATCGTCCTGGAGCAGGTACCCGAGATCCCCGAGGAAAACCTCATCTTCGAACCCTTCGGGAGGGACACTGCGGCCGCCATCGGGCTTGGTACCATCGCGGCGAAAAAGAGGGACCCTGCCGGGGTGATCATCGTCCTCCCTGCCGACCACTACATCGCCGACGAAAGGCGCTTTTGTGAGGTGCTGGAGGCGGCCGTCGGCGCCGCCTCCAGCGGGGAACACGCCGTAACCATTGGTATCCGCCCTGTGCGGCCGGAGACCGGATTCGGCTACATCGCCCGGGGTGAGCGCTACCGGGATTACAACGGCATCCCCGCCTACCGGGTGCTCGGGTTCACCGAGAAACCGGACCGGGAGCGCGCCCTTCAATTCCTGGAAAAAGGCAACTACCTCTGGAACAGCGGGATCTTCGTCTGGAGGGCCGACCTGATCGAAAGGCTCATCGAAAAACACCTCCCCGCTCTGGCCGCCGGGCTCAAGGAGATCGAGGAGTCTTGGGGCACGGAGCGATGCGGGATGGTGCTGGAAAAGGTCTACGCCGGGCTGCCGAAGATCTCCATCGACTACGGGGTGATGGAGAAGGCCGAAGGTGTCCTGGTCTTCCTCGGCGATTTCGGCTGGGACGATGTCGGCTCCTGGACCGCCCTGGAGTCTTACAAAAAGAAGGACGGCAACGGCAACATCCTGGAGGGGCGTGGTGTTCTGGTGGATACGGAAAACACCCTGGTACAGACCACCAGCAAGGTGGTTGCCACTCTGGGGGTAAAGGACCTGATCGTCGTCGAGGACGAGGGAAGCATCCTCATCTGCCACAAGAAAAAGGCCCAGGAGCTGAAAAAAGTGATCAACGCCCTTCAAGAAAATGGATATAAGGAGATACTGTAA